The Buteo buteo chromosome 5, bButBut1.hap1.1, whole genome shotgun sequence DNA segment TTATGCTTATCTAGTTCATCACTGTTGGCATGGGGACAGATACCTGTGTGACAGGATGCTACAATAACATAGAGCTGGTGGGTTGTACCTAATGAAGCAAGAAGTGTGCAAGGCTACTATTAGAATCTAAAAGGACAGGTATAATATTAAAACTGCAGTTCTACCATACTGTTAATATCAGAGGTGCACACCAAAGGCTTTTGACATCTTCTACAGTTGAAGACCAGAACAGGTAAGAAACATACTAAACATGGCCCCAGTTGCTGCACAGCTGTTGTGGACTTAAAAGGACACTTTCACTTTGATTAGTTCAGAGTGCAAAAGTGAATGGAGTAACCCAACTCTAAAAGGCAGAGTATTCTATAGACACTGCTTTAAGTTGTTTTTCAAAGGTTCTCAAGTGTGGTAGCCTCTTAATCCTCAAAGATGCCTGTTGTGCAAATTCCTTACTGTTCTCGCTGGCAGTGTTGTGGGGACCACACTGCTTGGGTACTTATCAGGAGGGATAATTCTAGATCTCTCTGCCTTGTTGCTCTTATCTCTTCCTTGTGTGTTCGTCAGTGTCACTGGAGCTGATGCTGCATCCAAGGCAGAAATTCAGGCTTCCAAATAGTGATGATCTCCTGAAGGCACGGAGGCACAGTATCATGTTAGGTCTCTCTGTGCCTTGGTAGAGTCATGAGTTGTACTTTCTGACACTGTAGCAGCATGAATACAAACTGAGCAATGTTATAGTTGACTTgttaacacagatttttatgGTACTCTCCCTAGAAAAATTGATGCATGCTGGAGTATTGGCAGTTTTCCCACCATTATGTtgtctctgtttcttctgatcACCATTTGGATCTATAAGGAATCCTGTAGGGGAAACTGCCAGTTCATCTCCTTCCTCCATGAGGAAGTCTGGGTAGAGATGACTTGCCTCGTGACTGTAGGGGTAGAGCACTCTGTACACTATTTTCGTGCATCATGTCCTGAAGAAGTTGACCTTGTGAATAGTATCGTTCAGTAGATAAAGTGGAACAGCAGTGGGAGAAGACCATTAGCTTCTGTTCTTGCAGGTGTTTGCAATGCTTTGTATGCATTCAGTATGTGTGAATTTAGTACAGACATACCTGGATTAGTGTCATTGACATTAGTTTCTAAGAACCACTTACATAGGTGACTAGCAGATTGCAGTTGTACAAATGCATTACTGCACAACCAGGTAGCTGCATTTCCACTTACTGGGCTCAATTTTCAGATAAgctatgtgttttctttaagcAGGAATCAACTTGATATCACAGCGTAGTCTTAGCTTGGTAGTAAATTGGAAAGGCTTTTGTGTAACTCTCTCCTCTTATTATAATAGTGTCTTTAATGCTGCCTTCCATGATTCCTCCCTCTGTTGTTGAATGGTCTTTGTATTCATAAAgactaaggggaaaaaacaggcaCTGCTTTATTGGGCTGGGAAATGGAGATGCCTACCTAAACACTCTGTGCCTGTGACAAAAATAGAATAGTTGAAATGGGCATTTTTTTACAGATCTGTGTAAAGATGCCCCAAGACCAAAATGAAGTACCAGAAATAAGGCTTTCATTCTAGTGTCTATATTCAAGTTCTAATTAAGATGACTTGCGAGGCTTTATGGACTGTGTGTGGCTGCAGTAGTGTTGGGATGCCTACATGCAATGATAATCTCTTGATACAGTTGTTACCTGGCTGATAAGAGTATTAACTTTGTCATGACCTTTGCAACCTTATTTAGTCAAACATTGAtataagtgatttttttggggggtgctGCAGTACCTTAAAAGTACTGTTTAAGGGcagttctttctcttcttcacttAGCTACTGACCAGAAACAAGTTACTTGGTTATTTCCCTTCTACTCTAAGGcaattctaaaagaaaaaaaaaaaaaaccacaaaaacccccCCCAGATATTTAAGTGCCTTAGGAACAGGGATATGTATGTATTTGCCTGTATTTCAGTTCAGCATAAGATATGACTTTAGTTTAAAGGGTTGCTTTAAACTGCTAATCTGCTGATGCTCAGACTGAGTCCTTACTGTGACTAAGTCTTTGAAAGTTGCATTCAAGTATGCAGCCTTGCTGCAGACTTGGATAGGATTTAGTTCCAGTTTTCCTTGGGCATCAAGCTTATTCTAAGCAAGGTGATTTATTACCTTGAAAACACTGCTAACATGTAAAATATTGTCTATTTGTAAAGAATAATCTAGAATGGTCGTCTACTGAATGATGTGAGAGGGCATAtgttgaagaatttttttctagtaagTAAATGCCTGATTTCTGAGCTATAATGATGTATCTCTCTGCAAACTCATAGGCAAAGTTGGGCTCTGCTTGGCAAGGGTGGTAGGAGGGAATGTGCTGAATATAAACAGGTATTTCATAGTTAAAATAGATCACTATTCTGGTGATCCAGATCTGAAGATAGCCTTAAAAGGCGGAGTTGTCCAAGGCTAGCTATAACCTGTTGCAAAGAACAATGTGCTAGACTTTGTAGGTTGCTAGGGTAATGATCAGTTAAAGTAGCAAGGCATCTGGGAGTCTCCTATTCTTCATGGTCTTAATCTACATAACTGCATATGtcagaaaaatactggaaatctTTTTATAGTAAGTCCACTCTTCTACAGATCAGTTGATCTTAGTGAACAATTTTAATCTAAGTGGAGAGCTGAAGATGACTTTTCACTATTCCACACGTTTGCATGCAAAGTAAGATATGGTATGAAGACTTAGGATCACTAGTAGGGGTTCTTAATCTTAACTGGCTGGCATCCAGTGACTAGATGTCTGATGCTATTGATAGTGTTAGAATATTTTAGTGTGATTTCTGGGTCCCTGTGTGGAATGCTTGCTTTGTCATGCATGCATGCAGCGAGGATTCCTGAACATAAGTAtgttaaaaatactgcttttatacTGCTTATGGTATGCTCCAGATGAGCAAGTCCTAGGGACTCTTCTGCAATACAAGTTCATGATGCAGGCTGCAGTCTTTCTTCTAGAAGCTAACACTCCACTCAGATTAATTTGAAATACAATTCCTGAATTAAAACTGTTCTTCAACTTGTGCTCATACTTTCCCTGGACATGCAGGAGATGGGGAATAATCATGATCTGGCTTTAGGTTCTGGTTTAACCTTAAACTGCTACAACGCTGTGAACTTGCTTGTCTTGGGCTTGCTTCTTGTGTCTGTTAACTATCAGTGTATGTACAGCTGCTGCTAGACAGTAGCTGTGACAGCCAGTGTCTTTAAATGTACAAACAATTATGGTTTTTTGGGTGGGATTAGTAATTAATTCTGATTGAAACTAGTGTAATGTAAGCTTGTAACTTTCAGTGTATCAAGTAAATAATGtattctgcagtttttcctgTAACATTTAGGGGTATGTCTGCTGTCACTTCTTCTAACAAGGATCCAGCCTATAAAGAGTATATCTGTCATGCATACAGAGTAAGGTAGTTCCTTGCCCTAAATTCTTACTTTTCCTCCTGATGTTATAAAGTATTAAGTTTTCCAAATCCATTTCTAGTTTCCTGTTCAGCGCCCTTATCTTTGCAACTGCAAGTCTACTAAAAGATCttacacagagagaaaatgccTGATTACCAAAAGCAAATATCAGGCTTGGGTTTCAGTCCAGACACTGCAGCAGGGTGTTGGCTGCACCAGCACACTTGTCTAAGGAGCGTAGTGTGAACAGGATTAGGGAACTTCCCAGCTTCTGCAGCAATATGGGTAACCTTTTGGCTGCTGTAGTTCTACCTTCTTTGGCTGCAGTTGTACAAACTGTTGTACTTCCCTCACATCAGCACTGGCACTGAGGCATGTGGCATTGCTGATGTGAGTAGCAGACCCAGTCAGACACACACACTGCACAGCTCTGCTACAGGAGAAGATGGGCTTGAACAGCCAGGGGCAAGGGAGAGGGGCCTAAGGGAGAGGATGGTGGTAGCAGCGTTGGGCAGTATAAATGGGGGCTGTGAAACTGCTGCTCCAACCTGCTCTGCAAGACATCTCAagctgaatgaattccttgaTCTGATTAAGCATGGCCCAGAAAAATCTATAACCACAACTGAGAAGGGCAGAAACACCCAGCAGTACATGGGAAAGGATACAAAGACACCCCAAGCAGGAATTTCTGCCAAACATCATAATCTCTGTTTAGCTTGAAAACCGGTAACTGGAGTCATGCCAAGAGGTAAGATATTAGCACAGCAAAAGAAGATAGagtagcatttttatttttagcctgCATATCCTAAAATTTTCAGTAGCATTAAATATGCCACTTAATCTCAAATGAACTGGTTTTTTATAGTTGAGTTACCAGTTGGAGCATTTACAGCCCATTGAAAGCTAATGGAATTTCagtacttaaatattttctggatAACCTCAGAACAGCTGAGGAGCTCTTACAGTTCATAGCTCAGTGAGATTGTTAATTAGTTTTGTGATCCAGGGAATTTCTGTGACTGCATTCTTGTGGGCATATCACAGAACCAAACACCTCAAAGCCTCTAATTCATTTTCTGATAAATGAGGATCGCTAAAATACTGTTGCAAAACCTTGTCCTTTTGGTGCTTGTTTTTGATGACATCATATTTAAGTCTTTAATAGGTTGAATACCcagattttcctttaaaagtagATATCTGAAGGGTTTAACAAAGCCCCTCTGTCAAGCTATTGGACTAAGGGTTTCTAGAATCCTGCTTTAAAATCCAAAGAATGGCTGCTTTCAGTGGCAGGAtagcaatgaaaagaaatgtcCAAAGATATCAGCTGCACAGTGAGAAAACAAGGGCTGATCTCAGCAGTTTTGAGCTTAGagctttatttcagttttaaatctCAAACTGAATTGGAAGAACTAGAAGCAATTCCAATTAAAGCCTTTGGAGGAgtctagaatttttttattatagtaACAGAATATTTGTGGGAAGACAGGTAGACTTAGTGAAgtttctaatgttttttttcttctatgtatCTGTGTGGGCTGTAGCAAAATGGGTTGCTTGTGAGATGACaagtgctttttcctttctttaagtGACTGTACAACTGTGGAGTCTTAATGCAGGTGAGGTAAAAAGGGATGTAAAAGTGCAATCTGGTTTGAAATACATGTAGTTATTTGGTAATGGTCTCTGAATCTTGGCATTAGGTAAACCAGTCCTGTTTGTTAACAATGTTCTGAACAGTTCAACTGTTTAGGCTGATGAGAGGATGGATAAATAGCAAACTGATGCTTAAATTTGGAGTTTATGAAGCTGTTTATAAACAAATGCCTTGAAGTGCTCAGTTTCAAGGGACCAGCCAAGAATGACACAACATTGTGCAGGTTTCTTCTACAGCAGGAGGCCTTAGTTAACCTGGAGAAGTTAGAATCTAAACATGTAAAACAACGGAAGGCTGAAATAGTTGGTGAGCTTAGGGTTAGATTTCTTATATTGAGGGTGGCATGGTTTCATTAGTCCTGTGGCCAAGTACAGATCTTCAGAAGTCTAAATCAAAACAGCTTTTTAGTAACTACTATGGTGGCTTGATTTGTAGATCTTGCTGTGCTTCATGTGGCCAGCCTGTCTGCTGGTGTAACCTTCGTTTCTTGGTCTGAAGAGCATCTTTCACTAGCACCACAAAGCTCCTATTGTGCATATGGCTTTGTGTAACCTATTATAAAACAAATCCAGAGTTATCAAGTCAATGGCTTAATCTTATCTTTTACAGCAGATGAAGCAATTAATTACTTCTAATTTCTTAAAGATGAAAGACTGCCTGAAAAAGTTTATGCTCTGACCTGGGCTCTGCATATCACTTTATTGTGAAGCAGGATGAAACTTCTGTAACCAGAAGAACCTTCCctaaaaaatctttcagaagttctttcctttttttttttaagggcttATGACACTTACCACACAAAGTTCAATGTGGTGTCATTAAACCTGGGCGTAAAATGACAGATTGAAATTAAACAGGGTGACTGACTGCCATTGACTGGATTGCTTCTCTTTGTATTAGAGGAGGGTAACTATTGTTGTTTGGGTACAGTTTGCTTTCCAGCAAGTGAAGAGCAAtatgggagaggaggaaataCTTATCACAGAATTAGGTGACTTGTCTGGACACTTATTCAGAGTGTGCTTTTCACAGATGTAGTAAGAGTCTTGGCCTTAAATTTACATTCCCTTAAACTGAAGGAAATTGAGTAATGTTTTAGAAGCAACTGCAGTCATCACAGGTTCTTATAGACACTCCTAATTTTTTGAGAGGTGCTTGTATTTCTCAAGACTTCCTTTTCTGTAAGGAACAGATGAGTTAATGTCTGTGTCTTGACTGCCTCAGGGATGCTTAATCACAGAATGGGATGAAAATTCATCCTTGCCTATTCAGAGATGACTGGGGAGAGAGCTTCCACTtgttaattgatttttttttttttaacctcaagGAACTGTTAGATGTGAGCTTTGAACCATGGTGCGTAAACTGTTTCTTGGGCTGCAGAGGTAGAAATGCAAGTAAACAAACAGTTGGCTCCAGTGACTTCTCTTGTTTTATTAGAATATTCCTATCAAAATCTCACCATGCCCCTTTCTGAACCAGTGATGTGCTATTAGCCTGTTTTATAAACACTGGTACTTCTGCACTGATACTGCCTGTGTCAATCCTGTGCCACACTGCTTCAGCCTTGCTTTGTTCTGTACTGCTTGGCTAttctggggctggaggggaccaTGCTGCCTCTGTTGCCACCAAAGAAGAGATGCCTTGTGTGAAGCTTCAGGGATTTCACTGAGGACATACAACATAGGGGTTGTGTTGTGAGCAGACTCCTGCATTCAGTGTTCATGTAGTGTTGATACTCTAAAAGATTCAAGTGGCACTTGTAACAGCTTTGCAGGGAAGGTCAAGTGCCTTGGCCATTAAGAGCTGGGCTAGCTTTAGATGCAATCAAACTGTGAAATTGTACGCTATTGGATGGGTTTGTTTGATATTATACTTTGGTTACAAGTCAGATAATACTGTAAGGCTGACCTTGCACTTTCTACTGGCTGGTGTTGAGGTAGGGTGGAGAAGGAAggatttaaattttctttccacttaCCTCTGATGAGCTTATACTGAATCAAGTTAGTCAGTATTTTACCTACAAGGCAGCTCTTCCCTTAATATGACCAGGTAAAGATGTGGTATCTGTATTGACAGGGAGGAAGTTGCTATCTTCTCTCTTGGCTGTTAGTAAAATAATGTTGCATAGCATACTGGACTTAGGGCAACTTAATAGGCAGCAGCACTAAGTTTGTGTTGTCAGAAAACTTAACTTGAAAGCTTTGTGTTAGATAATACAGTAGCTACAGCAACCTTAGGATGCTTGTTAAAGGAATACTCAAAGGTTAGAACTGGCCACAATTATAACTGCAAAGTTGCTGAAGGTCACTTGGCTTCTCTAGAAAGCAGCTTATCTACTACTGTCAAAGCCAGACTACTGTTGAAGTAGGACAAAATAAACTTCTCTACACCTTAAGACCAAGCTGTGTTATTACTGGAACACTTGAAGTCCCCAAACTATCACATTTTATAGTCAATCTGTAGCTCTTATGCCTTGGATGTCTATGTCCAAGCAAGCTGAATTCTAGTTTATCTGTAGAACATGTGGACCATAAGCAAAGAAAGCCTTTCAGCAACAACTTCTGGAGTTCAGATgctacttctgttttctcccaATTTTTCTGCACTCCTCTGGCAGGGAGCTGTGTTCTCTTCTCCCCCCTTGTCTTTCTGGACTAAGAACTACAAATCAAGCTTGCAATCCTCTTCTGGTTTGAAATCTCTGGGTTAATAGCTGAATTCACTGTTCCCAACACAAATGTGTGTTTGCGCTGTACAGGGAGAATCTCTGAGAAGTTGTCACATCCCATTTCTGTACTAAGGAGTGTTCTGGATGAGGGAGCTGATATAGAAGATTACCAGAGGAAAATATCTGTCTTTGCTTACCAGTGTTTATCCCAGAATGAACACTTAAAGATGATTAATTTGCATTACTGTACTATGTGTGTGTAGCAAACAGGTGTAACTAAAATACTCTGCATGGAAAAATACTACTGCTCAGATGTTTGAAAATGCTGTCCTGAGGGCAATTCTTGATTATTGGCGTGTTTGTTCTTGTATGCAGTAGTCAATGAGAACTTAAGTCTGTTGCTTTTCAGAACATCAGGTCatgacaaagggaaaaaaagttcacCATCAGTGTACCCCAGGGCAGGTTGCCCAGACTGGTCCTGGAGTTTTCAACCTCAAAATGCAGGGCACAAACTGGATTGCTTGGAGCAAACTGCTTTAAGGGAAAGGGTTGGACTGGACAACATCCAAAGGTCCTTTCCAGGCTAAATAATCCTATGGCGTATTTGTAGGTTGATGGTGCCTTAATCTCTggttaattttgttttggacaGCTAGTTATCCTGAAGGTTTTTCCCAATATAGTACTCTAACTTCTAGTGTAGGCCTTGTATTTCCATCCAGTAGAACTTGGTGTGGTGTGGCAGTTCCAGTGTCTTTCTGGAATAATCATATCCAGGTGGATTTGAGACTCCTGCTAGGCCTGTTGCTTCTGTGCTTCTGGAATAATTGGTGCTGCTATAAATCAAGGCTGGTATAGCTGCTTTCCATAGCAGTGTTTCCCAAATGGTCTGCTGTTCTCCTTGCAGTCCTCTGCCAGGATATGAACAGCTGGGGCCCTTAGTTGTGCTGTGGGGACACAAATGTTGCTATCCTAGTATCTCCCTTATAGCCATGATGTGTCTGgaatacatgtttttttctgtgtgggaATCTGGACTGGTGACACATCTTTTTGTATCAGtcacttctgcttttgtctGCAATGTGCTCTTCttagagctgctgctctgtgttaaTCTGAGTGTGGTGGCTGATGCTTGTTTGTCACAACTACTGTGTCCAgctactctttaaaaaaaaaaacccactgcttTTTTAAGAGGTCTTCAGCACTTAATTACTTGGTTTGTGTAACATGCAAACAAAGGCTTGTTAACTAGTACTTGTTTACTGAAGCTTACTCCTTCATGGCTTTGCAACTTCAGAAGAATAGGAACTGAGACTTTTTTGCAATAAAGCaggattttatcttttttttccaaaagcaaattAGATGTACAGCATcaaaaggcaggaagaaaataaaataaatgttaatgaCATGTCATAAGACTTCCTGCTGGAAGCTTTTACAATTTGTTCCTCTCAGAATTTACTGTGTAACTGCTTTTTTCATAGCCTACATAGATAGGAGATCAAAAGTCATCTTTCTACCTATAAGCAGATCTAAGCTATAGCTCTGCTTCCATGTTGAAACTAAGCTGCGTCaacattaaagaaatattttagaaaggtGTAAAGCCTTAAAACAAGAACAATAAAACCCACTTAATTTCATGTTGTTTGAGacagtggtatttttctttggaaactgcTCTAGATAGCAGTCATGTAGGAAGGGCTTACAAATAAGAACAGCTTGTTCAGCTAGTAGCTACTTTGAGAAACCTTTGGCACTTTTATTAATGGTACTGTTGTCACAAATAGAAGGTATTTGTTCTAGTACTTCATTCCTGCTCATACTTTAGACATCAGTGACATGGTTTGCTTGCCAGTGCATTGAAATGGCCCATTCTTCAGGCTTGTTGGGCAGGGTTTTAATCTGGTCTTTCAGCACTAGTGAGATGTGTTACTTGCATGCTACCGTGATGTGACGGATGGTGACTGTGATTCTTCTCTCTGCAGATCTAATTGGTTGCCTGGCATTTCATCTGTGGTGAGCAGGACAATGGCTGCCAGCAAAAGCAAGAACCAGAGTTCCTTGGCCCTCCATAAAGTAATTATGGTTGGCAGTGGAGGTGTGGGGAAATCTGCACTCACTCTTCAATTTATGTATGATGAGGTAAGTAGCTTTGGTTCAGCTTTTCTAAAGCACCAATGGATACAgcttactaaatatttttagtggGATGGGGAAAGTAAATGTAAGTAGCAAAAGACCTGATGACCTGACTGGCAGAAGTACGTAGGAATCTGGGAAGGGTGCCCTCTGGGAAGAACTCTGGCTAATGGTGACAAAATTGATGCTTATTAGTGAAAGAACCGTTACCAGTTCTGTTACCAGTTGGCATTGAACTTCGCTTttcttgcagtttcttttaGTCCAGTTAAGTTTGAAGTCAGAAGTAAGCATTCTAGCTCATTCTGAGCGGGATGAAGTAGGCATGTTCATAGCATAAATTATTCTGTACTGGTAAATCTTCTGACAATCCAGACTAGTATTTGAAGGAATACATGATTCTGTCATTCAGAAGTTAGTATTTATAGGCTGTCCACACATACTATAGTGATGTGAGTATCTGAACAGGTGATAGTCATTAATGAAGACCAGCCAGCTTAATCAGGCTCATGGCACAGCCTTTTGTTGTACTTTGAGGCTGAGAGAAAGGCGGTTGAAAGGTAAGGAGCCTATGTTGGATGTGTGCTGTCAGCACAGAACTACAAGTTGAACTGGAGTGGCTTTGTGGGTCTGATCAATATTGAATGGACTAAAGTATGTGCCTGTGTAATTGTGCAGCAGGTATGCTGTCATCTACACCTGTTGAAGCTTCAGATGCCTGTACCTGAAGTACACTCAATGCTTTTTCTTGAAGTGGGAGATCTAGATAATGCCACCAAGTTGCTGATAGCTTATATTGTATCTTTGTCCCTTAAATTGTGCTGAAATTGCTGAACAGTGTTTCATGTAGCAAGACAGTTTCTCTTGACTGGACAGACTGGCTCTTTGATGTATTAAGTGCTTAAATAATCTGCTTTTTAtagtaaaactaaaaaaactGGTGGAACTTAGTAGCTGATTGAATTATGAGAAGGGTTTGGGGAATTTAAATGTCACTGAAGTGAAAGAGAATGGATATGGACAAATACTGAGACCATTTGACAGTAATTCTAAACACTCATCCCTTATCTTCAGTTTGTAGAAGACTATGAACCTACCAAGGCTGACAGCTACAGAAAGAAGGTAGTTCTGGATGGTGAAGAAGTTCAGATAGACATTCTGGACACAGCAGGACAGGAGGATTATGCAGCTATCAGAGATAACTATTTCCGCAGTGGGGAAGGGTTTCTTCTAGTCTTCTCAATAACAGAGCATGAATCCTTCACAGCAACAGCAGAGTTTCGGTAAGTAGTTTCTCTCCCAGGCAGGGGGAGATAATCTGGTTTCTCTGTTGCTCTGACAACTCTTCTTAAAAGCTACAGCTCTTTATCCTTTGTCTGTTATCATTTGGTCAATAAAAGTGGCATCCCAGTCATTTTTGCTCTCAGTAACTAGTAACTTAAACCACAGTATCCAGCCTCTGGCTGTAGTTGTCTTCATGCCTGCAACTTATGAGTACATTATGCTAGCAGCAACTTCAGGCAAGTATCAGATTCTTGGACTCCTAAAACATGCATATTCAAGCCAATTTTCAGTCTTTGTGGATGTGAAGTTTAATTATCTCAGAGCAGTACTTCTGGAATTAAGTCTGCCTTTTGGCCAGGTTTCAGACACTGTATTGCTTACTGCTAGAAGCAGGTGCTCTAAGGAAAGGAAGGATTAGCCTCCACTCTCAGGTATGGATTGGTGCCAAACAAGGGTTGGCAGCCAAGCAGTACTATTGTAGGTAGATGTATTCCTAGAAAGACACGCAGTAATAGTaaatgcttccatttttcttcttgggaTTAGCAgttctaatttaaaaatcagtaccAGACTGagcacagaaactgctt contains these protein-coding regions:
- the RALB gene encoding ras-related protein Ral-B codes for the protein MAASKSKNQSSLALHKVIMVGSGGVGKSALTLQFMYDEFVEDYEPTKADSYRKKVVLDGEEVQIDILDTAGQEDYAAIRDNYFRSGEGFLLVFSITEHESFTATAEFREQILRVKAEEDKIPLLVVGNKSDLEERRQVPVEEARSKAEEWGVQYVETSAKTRANVDKVFFDLMREIRAKKMSENKDKNGKKSGKNKKSFKERCCLL